Sequence from the Streptosporangiales bacterium genome:
TGGTGAGGATCGCGCTGTCTTGGTAGCCGGCGATCAGCTCGACCGCAAGCTCGTGGGCATTGCGTCGCCCGATCGCGCGGAACTGCTGCTCGGCCCATTCGAGCGTAGTCTGCATCAGCGTCGCGGTGAGTGGATGTGGTCCTTCGGCATGTTTGGCCAGCTCCGAGGACAACGTCCCGTAGGGGCAGCCGTACTGAGGGCCGTACTGGGCGACCGAGTCCGCCGCTCGCTCGGCCAGCACGCCCACGAGCGCCTTGAGCCGAGCCTTGGGGCTGCGGTGTTGGCGTTCCAGGTCGGCGAGTGTCGACTGGAGCTCGTCGTCGTAGGTGTGCACGACAGCGTTGATGATGTCGTCTTTGGTCTTGAAGTAGTAGTACACGGCTGGCGACGCGGCTGCCGAACCGGCACACCTTGTTCTTCATCCCGGCTCAGTACATGGTGACCGGCGTCGGTGCGCTCGGGCTCGTGCTGGCGGTGGTGGTCTGATCGGCGTGGTTTAGCGTCTCGGCCCGTGAGCGCTACTTTGGTCGCTCACCGGCGAAAGGCATTCTTGCCCGGGCCGTCCGCGAGGACGGCGCACGGTGCCGCTGAACTGACCCCCGCGCTAGTGACCGGGGAACTGCTGGCCCAACGGTGGTCGCGGTGATGGCTGCTGCCCGGCCGGCGGTGGCTGCTGGTCGGCGGTCGGCGGCGGGAAGTCC
This genomic interval carries:
- a CDS encoding TetR/AcrR family transcriptional regulator; translated protein: MYYYFKTKDDIINAVVHTYDDELQSTLADLERQHRSPKARLKALVGVLAERAADSVAQYGPQYGCPYGTLSSELAKHAEGPHPLTATLMQTTLEWAEQQFRAIGRRNAHELAVELIAGYQDSAILTSTLGQPEIIAGQARRLQRWIDTFE